Proteins encoded by one window of Panicum virgatum strain AP13 chromosome 7N, P.virgatum_v5, whole genome shotgun sequence:
- the LOC120683705 gene encoding uncharacterized protein LOC120683705 gives MASNSAVAAEVSTAVTKLNEHLAKALNGADATAGAANNTTVITLAGENSGATMEAEDLVVVGNADAEEEENDEDHDQQEDGEEDVVISAYTNSNYQAVNNSVLVSGSCAVNDPGVHVVVVEHVDEIRDYDDDDLDDQEF, from the coding sequence ATGGCCTCCAacagcgccgtcgccgccgaggtGAGCACCGCCGTCACCAAGCTGAACGAGCACCTCGCCAAGGCGCTCAACGgcgccgacgccaccgccggGGCCGCCAACAACACCACCGTCATCACTCTGGCGGGGGAGAACAGCGGCGCCACCATGGAGGCGGAggacctcgtcgtcgtcggcaacgcggacgcggaggaggaggagaacgaCGAGGACCATGACCAGCAAGAGGATGGGGAGGAGGACGTGGTCATCAGCGCCTACACCAACAGCAACTACCAGGCCGTCAACAACTCCGTGCTCGTCTCCGGCAGCTGCGCCGTCAACGACCCCGGcgtccacgtcgtcgtcgtcgagcacGTCGACGAGATACGCGactacgacgacgacgacctcgaCGACCAAGAGTTCTAA